The following coding sequences are from one Triticum aestivum cultivar Chinese Spring chromosome 5A, IWGSC CS RefSeq v2.1, whole genome shotgun sequence window:
- the LOC123101244 gene encoding two-component response regulator ORR5-like has product MSFPPKASKNKDNEEFEGFVEMLRPVFLRLRLTYITKTRGAPPHLLVVGDSSMDRVVISGILRSFNFRVTAMDSGKRALELLASEANVSMIFTDYSMLEMTGYEVLKKVKGSSKLREIPMVIMSSVNVPTRINRCLEEGAEDFLLNPIQPSDVSHLCSRLLQ; this is encoded by the exons atgtcttttcctcctaaAGCTTCAAAGAATAAAGATAATGAAGAATTTGAgggctttgttgaaatgcttagacctgtatTTTTGCGTCTTCGTTTGACTTATATTACAAAAACGAGGGGAGCGCCGCCGCACCTTCTCGTTGTAGGCGACAGCTCGATGGACCGTGTCGTCATCTCCGGCATCCTCCGGAGCTTCAACTTCCGCG TGACCGCCATGGACAGCGGGAAGAGGGCGCTGGAGCTTCTTGCCTCC GAGGCCAATGTGAGCATGATATTCACTGACTACTCAATGCTGGAGATGACCGGCTACGAGGTCCTCAAGAAGGTCAAG GGGTCATCCAAGCTGAGGGAGATCCCCATGGTGATCATGTCCTCGGTGAACGTGCCTACAAGGATCAACAG GTGCCTGGAGGAAGGAGCCGAGGATTTCCTGCTCAATCCCATCCAACCGTCCGATGTGTCGCACCTCTGCAGCCGTCTCCTCCAGTGA